TATGAATATGTAGTCTTTTAATTTCGTTTTCCGAACAATAAGGTATTTCTTCAAAGCTACCGTAATGCTTTAATGCACACATTTCTAAATTAGTGTCATTATATACAAGTTTCATTACAAGGTCTAAATTATTAATATTAACAAGCTTAAATGTATAATATCTCCATCCATGACAGGAGATTTTACAGCCGAAAATCAATTTAATTATAAAAATATACAAAAAACACCGGGCCCTATATTCGACCCGGTGTTCTCCTCATGTAATTTTATCTATTTTATGGCATCTAACAATTCCTTATGTATAAGCCCATTTGTTACAATTGCAGAGCTTTTTGAAATATAGGTTAAATTCTTTCCCTGCCAGTCGGTTATTCTACCGCCTGCCTCCTCCAGAATTATGGCTGCTCCCGCATAATCCCAAGGTTGCAACTCCATTTCAAAAAATCCGTCAGTACGGCCGGCAGCCACATTACATATATCAAGAGCCGCAGAACCGCTTCTTCGTATATCTCTGCACTTATTAAAAACATTCTTGGTTATCCTGAATGTCTCATCAGCCTTTCCCCTGTCATAGGGTGAAGTTCCATAGCCCAAAAGGCTGTCGGACAGACTCCCGTTTGTAGTTACTCCAATTCTACTGTCGTTAACAAATGCACCTTTACCCTTTTGGGCAGTAAACATTTCGTTTAAAAAGGGATTATATACAATTCCAGCATAGGGAACACCATCCACCACCAATCCAAGAGCTATGGCTGAATATTTATACCCGTACATCAGGTTTGTTGTTCCGTCAACAGGATCAAGTATCCATGTATATTTATCAAGGGCAAATATATTATCTGCCGTCTCTTCAGCAATTATATTACTGTCAGGCAGCAATTTTAGCAACTTACCAAATAATATCTCCTGAACTTTCAAGTCTATTTCGGTAACAAAATTAGCCGTACCGTTCTTGGTAATAACTTTCTTGTCATCCATGGCTTGCAATAAAAGTTGTCCTGCCTCGCGAACCATTTTTACAGCATCTTTTATTGCTGTTTCTACTATTGTACTCACTATTTTTTCAGCTCCTGATACCTCTTTATTTTTTTAGTTGTAGTCTTCTCAAACTCTTTGTCCCTAAGATTAAACTCTTTTACATACTTATATGTCACCAGTTCCTTGTTAATCCGTTTAACTTCACTGTTAATAACAGTTTCTGCATCACTGCTTTCAATGATTCCGTTTTTATAGTCTTCTTCAATTTTATCTCTATCAGGCACAATCTGAGCACATACAACTACATCATCGTTATCATGTTTTCCAAAAACCAGAGATTCCTTGATATAATCACTTCTGTTAAGGAGTGTTTCGATTTCCTCAGGATAAACATTTTTACCATTTTTTGTTATTATTACATTTTTCATTCTGCCAGTTATATGAATAAATCCGTCGGAATCCATATATCCCATATCTCCCGTATAAAACCAGCCGTCCCTGATAACTTCTTCCGTAGCCTCTTTATTCTCGTAGTAACCCAGCATTACGCTTGGTCCTGAAACCTTTATTTCACCGACTCCCTCAGCATTAGGACTATCTATTGCCACCTTCAGCCCGGGTAACGGTAATCCTGCCGCATCATCCTTGAACCAGCAGTCTCTGTTTAAGCCTACAATTGGTGCACACTCTGTAAGACCATAACCCTGAACAAGCTGTATACCTATATTTCTGAATCCCTTTGATACTTCCGGGTCAATAGCAGCAGCTCCGCTAATAAACAGTCTTAAATGCCCTCCCAATGCTTTATGAATTTCTGCAAAAAGCTTCTTCCTGACATCAATTCCCAACTTACCGAGAGTATTACTGAGCTTTATTCCAAACTTCAGTTTTTTTGCTCCTCCGGGTCTTTTGGCAACCTGATGCATTAATTGTTTATAGATAGACTCGAAAATCAATGGTACACCGTTCATTACAGTACACTTTGATTCGCTTAGATTTTTGACAATATGACGCAGACCTTCGCAGAATGCAATTGTAGCACCTCTGTACATCTGACACAGGAAACCACAGGTACATTCATATGTATGATGTGCCGGTAAAACCGACAGAAAAACATCCTTTTGATCTATATAAAGCATGGAACACATAGCCATCAGATTTTCTGCAATATTCCTGTGAGAAAGCATAACAGCCTTTGACTTATCAGTGGTACCTGACGTAAACAATAGAATGTTCAGCTTCTCATTGTCTATTACAGCATCCAAAAAATCTCTGTTTCCATTCTTTAAGAGATCATACCCCTTTTCTAGCAATCTGCCGTATGACATCTGTCCGTCTGCATCCTCATCAATATCCATGTTTATATAATATTTACACGTTGTTATATTCTTGAGAATACTCAAAATACTTTTTGAAACTGCACCTGAGAATATTATTGCATCAGCATGGCTTCTTAAAAGGCAGTTTTCAATCTCGTTTTGGGGCAATTCCTTATCCAATGGCACTACAACACCTGTACCGTTACACACACTTAAATAAGTTGTAACCCACTCGTACCTGTTTTCACCAATCAGGGCAACCTTTTTGTCCTTTAAGCCAAGACTGATAAGTGCCGTTCCAAGTGCATCAATATCGTCCTTATACTTTTTATAAGTAACAGGCGTATATGCGGAGTTCCCCTTTTGTTTAATCAAAAAAGCAGGCTTGGAACCATATAGTCCCGCACTTTGTTCTATCATATCTTTAAGATTTGATATTTGTCTTACTTCGTATAATGGTTTGGTTTTCACTATGTTACCTTCTCCCGAATTTTTTATATACATTTATAAAATATTTTATCATATATGCTACATTTATAGACAAATATTTTTTATACGCAAATATTTTATCTTATCTACTTCTAATATAACCTAAGTACTCCATACAATATTCATCAAGTCCTGCTATCATTTCAGCGGTATAAATAGTGCTTTGAATCTGTTCATTAGTGATATCCACAATACCGCTGTCAAGTCCTGCAAATATTGCAGCGGAAAGGAAAACAGAATTAATCGCTGTCCTTTTTGGGAGTCCGAAGGATACATTTGAAACGCCGCATATAATGTGAACATCAGGATTGGCTTTTCTGATCCCATCTATAGCCCTTATAGTTATAGCCGATGCTTCACTCTCAGCAGCAACCGCTTCTGCAAGGGCATCTATATATATATCTGTACTTTTAATTCCTTCCTTGTTCATTAATTCAATTAACTTAAGAGAGTTTTCCACCCTTTTTTCCACTGTTTTTGGAATGCCTTCCTCATCTATAGGCAAACCTACTACTCCTGTCTTATAGCTTTTGGCCAAAGGAAGCAACTCTTTTATCCTATCTTGAAGTGTTACGGAATTAATTATTATGTCCCTCCCCGATATAAGAGGCAGAGCTTTTTCTATTACAGCAGGCGATGGTGAATCCAGCATAATACCGCAGTCCGTATTTTCCAGAACAATATCAAGGATATATTTGAGCATTTCAAACTCATCTTCTCTGAAAATAGCAGTATTAATGTCTAGGTATCCGGCTCCCGCCTCCTGCTGACTTATTGCTATCTGCTTGATGGTTTCAGTGTCTTTTTCCTTCATTTTTTCAAACATTTTAGGTATGGAACTGTTTAACTTCTCTCCAACTATTATCATTCTATATCTCCTTAATCTTTTTTATTAATTCACATATTACATTGGTTCTTTTTAGAGGAGTCATGAGATAAATGCCGGAGACATGAGGATATATTTCCTTAAGGATATCCATTGTAATCTCCATTCCCAGCTTTTCTGATTCTTCACGGCTTTTATCCCGGAATTTTTCTATAGTTTCATTATCAATATCTATTCCCGGAACCTCATTATCTATAAACAGAGCATTTTTGTAACCCACTATTGGCATAAATCCTGCAAATATAGGTACTTTCAGGGTTTCAACCGCTTTTAGCAGATTATCAACCGCACTCTTAGTATAAATTGCCTGAGTTAGAAGGCAGCTAATGCCATTTTCAATTTTAGTAAAAGCTTTCTTTAGCTCCGCACTAAAATTTACTGCATTTACATTTAAGGCCCCTGCTATTTTAATCTCCTGACCGCAAAAAACATTACTGTTTAAGCTTTTAATGTAATTTGCAAGGTTTGAAGAATTAAAACTGAAAACTCCTTTTATTCTGCTT
This genomic stretch from Ruminiclostridium cellulolyticum H10 harbors:
- a CDS encoding inositol monophosphatase family protein encodes the protein MSTIVETAIKDAVKMVREAGQLLLQAMDDKKVITKNGTANFVTEIDLKVQEILFGKLLKLLPDSNIIAEETADNIFALDKYTWILDPVDGTTNLMYGYKYSAIALGLVVDGVPYAGIVYNPFLNEMFTAQKGKGAFVNDSRIGVTTNGSLSDSLLGYGTSPYDRGKADETFRITKNVFNKCRDIRRSGSAALDICNVAAGRTDGFFEMELQPWDYAGAAIILEEAGGRITDWQGKNLTYISKSSAIVTNGLIHKELLDAIK
- a CDS encoding AMP-dependent synthetase/ligase, which encodes MKTKPLYEVRQISNLKDMIEQSAGLYGSKPAFLIKQKGNSAYTPVTYKKYKDDIDALGTALISLGLKDKKVALIGENRYEWVTTYLSVCNGTGVVVPLDKELPQNEIENCLLRSHADAIIFSGAVSKSILSILKNITTCKYYINMDIDEDADGQMSYGRLLEKGYDLLKNGNRDFLDAVIDNEKLNILLFTSGTTDKSKAVMLSHRNIAENLMAMCSMLYIDQKDVFLSVLPAHHTYECTCGFLCQMYRGATIAFCEGLRHIVKNLSESKCTVMNGVPLIFESIYKQLMHQVAKRPGGAKKLKFGIKLSNTLGKLGIDVRKKLFAEIHKALGGHLRLFISGAAAIDPEVSKGFRNIGIQLVQGYGLTECAPIVGLNRDCWFKDDAAGLPLPGLKVAIDSPNAEGVGEIKVSGPSVMLGYYENKEATEEVIRDGWFYTGDMGYMDSDGFIHITGRMKNVIITKNGKNVYPEEIETLLNRSDYIKESLVFGKHDNDDVVVCAQIVPDRDKIEEDYKNGIIESSDAETVINSEVKRINKELVTYKYVKEFNLRDKEFEKTTTKKIKRYQELKK
- a CDS encoding dihydropteroate synthase, which codes for MIIVGEKLNSSIPKMFEKMKEKDTETIKQIAISQQEAGAGYLDINTAIFREDEFEMLKYILDIVLENTDCGIMLDSPSPAVIEKALPLISGRDIIINSVTLQDRIKELLPLAKSYKTGVVGLPIDEEGIPKTVEKRVENSLKLIELMNKEGIKSTDIYIDALAEAVAAESEASAITIRAIDGIRKANPDVHIICGVSNVSFGLPKRTAINSVFLSAAIFAGLDSGIVDITNEQIQSTIYTAEMIAGLDEYCMEYLGYIRSR